The genomic segment GCGCACTGATGGCCGCGATCCTCGCCGAGGCCCGCGCCCGAGGGCTGCTGCACGTAACCGTCCACTCCGGACGTCGCGCGGTCGATTTCTACCTGCGCAACGGTTTCAGCCAGGACCGCCAGCTCCTACTGTGGAAGCCGACGACGTCCTGATCGGACCGAGCGCCTCCCAGGTCCTGAGGACGACGATGGGCCGTCTCACGAATTGGACCCAGCGCGGCGGTCAGCCGAGCCGGGCGGCTATGGTCCGCGCGCAGGTCAGCGACTCGGTGTGGGTGGTGTCGACCTCCAGGTCGTAGCTGACGCCCTGGTGGACCACCGCTGCCTGCGAGGCGGCCATTCCGGTGACCCGGTCGCCGCGGGCGAGTTCGCGGCCGGCGGCGACCGCGCTGTCACACCGCACGCCCACCCACAACACGTCCAGCCCGGCCAGGACCTGCTGCCACCGCCGCTGAGATGCCGCTCCACCGAGAAAGACGTCATCCACGATGGTCGGGGCGCCGGCCCGGACCATGGCGGCGACCCCGGTCATCCAGGCCGCCTGCAACGCGTCGAATTCCGGCCCGACCCGTACCGCGCCGTCCGGAGCGAACTCGATCCCGGCGCCGGTGGTCCGCAGGGTGGCGGGCATCGCCTCGACCAGCGTGTCGACGCCGACGGCCAACCACGGCTGCGGCAGCACCGCCTGCAGACACCGGGCGATCCCGGACTTGCCGGAACTCGATCCGCCGTTCAACACGATCATGCGGGTCGTCACGACGTCACGATAGTGGCCACCGGCGGTCGGTGGCCCGGGGTGGTCGGTGGGTCAGCTGGCGGGGGTGGGGGAACGCGGGTGGTCACCGGGGTCGCTGTCCAGGCTGAACGGGGAACGCAGCCGGCTCATCCCGGCCTGGCTGAGGTCGGCCGTGGGGGACCGGTCGTCGGGCGCGTCCGGGTCGGGAGCGGCCCGGAACGGATTCAGGTTCGGTGGCGTGAGGTCGGACAAGCTGGGCTCCCAAGGGTTGCGCGCCGCGCGGGCGCGATCACCAGCCGGTCGACGCGATGGTCGACGAGGGGTGCGGAAAAGGTGCGAAAACGCGGCGGGATGGTCCCGTTCGGCCCAGCCGGATCGTCGGCGGGTGCCGGTCGCCGTGCCAGCGTACCGCAGGCCCACCAGGCCCGGTGGCACCGTCTTCCGGAGGTCGCCGAACGAGCGGCGGGGCCGGACCTCGGCCGGGCGGGGCCGGCGGTGTGACCCGGCGTGGCTGCGGGTAGCCGCTGCGGGAGGCTTGTTCACGTTCGTAGACTGGCGCGGTGACCGCACCAGCGCCGATCGTCGCGCCGAGCATCCTCGCCGCGGACTTCGCCCACCTCGCCGACGAGGTCCGGGCGGTCGAGTCCGCCGCGGACTGGTTGCACGTCGACGTGATGGACAACCACTTCGTGCCGAACCTGACCATCGGGCTGCCGGTCGTGCAGAGCCTACTGGCGGTGAGCAAACTGCCGTTCGACGTCCACCTGATGATCGAGGACCCGCGACGGTGGGCACCCGCCTACGCCGACGCCGGCGCCTACAACGTCACCTTCCACGCCGAGGCCTGCGACAACCCGGTCTCGCTCGCCAAGGACCTGCGGGCGGCGGGCGCCAAGGCCGGGCTGGCGATCGACCGGGACACCCCGATCGAGCCCTACCTCGACCTCCTGCCCAGCTTCGACACGCTGCTCATCATGACGATCAAGGCGGGCTTCGGCGGTCAGCGGTTCATCCCTGAACTGCTGGAGAAGGTCCGGACCGCCCGTCGGCACGCCGCCGCCGGGCACCTGCAGCTGCGCATCGAGGTCGACGGCGGGATCGCCGCCGACACGATCGAGCAGGCCGCCGCCGCCGGGGCCGACGCCTTCGTGGCCGGCACCGCCGTCTACGGCGCCACCGACCCGGCCGCCGCCGTCGCCGAGCTGCGCCGGCTCGCCGCGCAGGCCGCCACCGACCAGCCGCCCGCCGGCCAGGGCAGCGCCGCCGGCCAGGACAGCGCCGGTCAGGGCAGCGACCCCGGGCAGGGCAGCTCTGAGCAGGGCAACGCCCGGTCGTGACCGTCGAACCGGCCGAGGAACGGCCCGACCTGATTCTCGTCGTCGACGACGACGACGACATCGCGCGGTTCGTCGAGTTCAACCTTCGACTGCACGGCTTCGACGTGGCGCGGGCGCGAGACGGCCAGGAAGCCCTCGAAATGATCGACAAGCGTCGCCCGGACCTCGCCGTGGTGGACCTGCGGATGCCCCGCGTCGACGGCCTGGAGCTGACCCGGCGGCTGCGCGCCAATCCGATGACCTCGGCCCTGCCGGTGATCATGCTGACCGCCAAGGGGATGACCGTCGACAAGGTGCACGGCCTGACCGCCGGGGCCGACGACTACCTGGTCAAGCCCTTCGACACCGCCGAGCTGATCGCCCGGGTGGGCTCCACGCTGCGCCGCAACAAGGAGTTCCGGGAGGTCTCGCCGCTGACCGGGCTGCCCGGCAACAGCCGGATCCGCCGCGAGATCACCGACCGGGTCCGCAGCGGCGTCGACTACGCGGTCGGCTACATCGACATCGACCGGTTCAAGAGCGTCAACGACCGGTACGGCTTCGTGCGCGGCGACGAGTTCATCGCCGCCCTGGCCCGCTGCCTGCACGGGGCGATGGTGCGGGTCGGCCTGCCGCCGGCCTTCCTCGGCCACATCGGCGGCGACGACTTCGTCATCGTCTGCGCCCCGGAACAGGTGCTGCCGCTGACCAAGCGGGCCGTCGCCGACTTCGAGAACACCGCCGACACGCTCTACGACCCCGACGACGCCCGGCGCGGCTACGTCGAGCTGAAGGACCGGCGCGGCAACATCCAGCGGGCCGCCCTGGTCACCCTCTCGATCGGGGTGTCGCTGTC from the Solwaraspora sp. WMMD1047 genome contains:
- the cpt gene encoding chloramphenicol phosphotransferase CPT, giving the protein MTTRMIVLNGGSSSGKSGIARCLQAVLPQPWLAVGVDTLVEAMPATLRTTGAGIEFAPDGAVRVGPEFDALQAAWMTGVAAMVRAGAPTIVDDVFLGGAASQRRWQQVLAGLDVLWVGVRCDSAVAAGRELARGDRVTGMAASQAAVVHQGVSYDLEVDTTHTESLTCARTIAARLG
- a CDS encoding response regulator produces the protein MTVEPAEERPDLILVVDDDDDIARFVEFNLRLHGFDVARARDGQEALEMIDKRRPDLAVVDLRMPRVDGLELTRRLRANPMTSALPVIMLTAKGMTVDKVHGLTAGADDYLVKPFDTAELIARVGSTLRRNKEFREVSPLTGLPGNSRIRREITDRVRSGVDYAVGYIDIDRFKSVNDRYGFVRGDEFIAALARCLHGAMVRVGLPPAFLGHIGGDDFVIVCAPEQVLPLTKRAVADFENTADTLYDPDDARRGYVELKDRRGNIQRAALVTLSIGVSLSVPERRFTDPLEVIAAASEMKSVAKGQPGSFVAMDRRRSDGHRGIDPRTAAARRSGQPIEPDPPAPGLVG